Proteins encoded in a region of the Mycolicibacterium neoaurum genome:
- a CDS encoding MarR family transcriptional regulator — MPSHPSKRDPIALARANWERAGWSDVADGMVAVTSVMRAHQILLARVENALRPYDLSFSRFELLRLLAFSSNGELPITKASDRLQVHVTSVTHAIRRLEADGLVERLPHPTDGRTTLVRLTDLGRSTVEDATETLNAEVFADIGIPDEDSRSLAAAIEALRRHSGDF; from the coding sequence ATGCCCTCACACCCCAGCAAGCGCGACCCGATAGCTCTGGCGCGCGCCAACTGGGAGCGCGCCGGCTGGTCCGATGTCGCCGACGGCATGGTGGCGGTCACCTCGGTGATGCGAGCCCACCAGATCCTGCTGGCACGCGTGGAGAACGCCCTACGGCCCTACGATCTGAGCTTCTCCCGCTTCGAGCTGCTACGCCTGCTGGCATTCAGCAGCAACGGAGAGCTGCCGATCACCAAGGCCTCGGATCGGCTCCAGGTGCACGTCACCAGCGTCACCCATGCCATCCGACGGCTCGAGGCCGACGGGCTGGTCGAGCGGTTGCCGCACCCGACCGATGGCCGCACCACGTTGGTGCGACTGACCGATCTGGGTCGCTCCACGGTCGAGGATGCCACCGAGACGCTCAACGCCGAGGTGTTCGCCGATATCGGTATCCCCGACGAGGATTCGCGCTCGCTCGCCGCTGCGATCGAGGCGCTGCGCCGGCACAGCGGGGACTTCTGA